The Candidatus Zixiibacteriota bacterium genomic sequence TTTTGTGCTTAATTATTTTTTCGGGATTAATTGTTATCTATTCCCGTGCTCATCGGGTCGAATATGTGACTTTATACAACGGGTTAGAGGCGGATGAGGCAGGTGCGATCATCGAAAAATTGAAAAGCAGTAAAGTTCCTTATAAAATCTCTGATGGAGGTAAAGTAATCTTAGTCCCTTCAGATGAGGCGGAGGAGGTTAGATTACAATTAGCCAGAGAGGGTTTACCTAAATCTGGAGTGGGGTATGAAATCTTCGATAAAAAAAGCTGGGGGATGACCGATTTTGTCGAAAAAATCAACTACAAAAGAGCATTAGAAGGAGAGCTTGCCAGGACGATCGGGGAGCTCAAGGAAATAGAATCTGTTAGAGTTCATCTGGTCCTGCCAGAAGAAAAATTGTTCAAAGAGGACAAGAGAGAACCATCTGCCTCGGTTATGCTCAAACTAAAACCGGGATTTAAGCTTTCCGGCTCTCAGGCCCTGGGAATTGCCAAACTCATAGCCAACAGCATCGAGGGACTCTCCACCGCAAATGTGACCATAATAGATTTCAACGGGGACATATTGTTCTCAGGAGAAACCGAGCAGTCACCAGAGGAGTTTTTATCCTCTCCAATTCAGACCGAAAAAGAAGCAGGAGTAGATTTAAAAAACAAAGCTTCGCCTTTGTCAGGTTATAGTACTAAAACTGAAGAGACGGAGAATTCTGCTCCAAACCTCCTATATAAATATTTCTGGATTTTGCTTCTGGTTTTAACCCCATTGCTATTCTACATTGCGTTGAGGTGGTTCAAAAGCAGAAAACCAGTCAGCTCTTTCACTAATCTCAGAAAAACACAAGCGGAATTTGAGTCTGGTTTAAGGAAGAATGAATTGGATACTGAATCTGAAGAGATTAAAGATTCAGACACCGAGACCTATTTCGAATTATTAAAGGATGAAACTCCGCATAACATAGCTGTCATTCTATCCCAGCTTCCCAATGACAAAGCGACGGATATCTTGAACTGGCTGCCTGCTGAAAAACGAGGAGAGGTCGCCGTTAGCTTGAGCAGGGTAGAGCAGATATCTCCCGAAGTAAAGAAGAGGGTATGGACAGCTTTTGAATCCTTGCTAAAAGGTGAGTCAAAATATACATCTTCATATCTGGAAGAAGACCAGACAGAATCAGGTAAAACTGAAGTCTCAAGACCTTGAGGTTTTACACTCCAAATATTAATAAGATGTCAGAGATATTAACTAAATATAAACTCTCTTCGGAAAAAGCCAGTCTCAGCAGGGGGAAAGCAAAGAGAAACGGCGAAAGTATCCAGAGTGTTGAGGCAAAAGATAAGTCTTTAGCGCTTGATAAAATCATCCAGTCCAGGGTAAATTTCTTGGAGGAGAAGATTCAATTAGAAAAAGAACAGACTTATAGATCGGGGTTTGAGGACGGTAAAGAGATAATGAGGGAAGAACAGGAGATGGTCATTCAACTTTTCCTCAACCTGATCGAGGAACTAAAGAAACAGAGAGAGGAGTATCTCAAATCAGTGGAAAAAGATATGGTAAGACTTTCCCTGGAGATTGCGTCCAAAGTAATTCAGCAGAAAATTGAACGGGATGAAAAAATCATCCTGAAAAACCTCAAACATGCTTTAAAGCACTTGTTAGATAAAGGAAGAATAATAATCAGGCTAAATCCCGCAGATCTGGAAATAGTAAGCAAGCATTCTAAAGAAATTAAATCAGCAGAGGGATTAAAGGAATTGATTTTAGAGGAAGATAGCAAGGTTACCAGAGGGGGCTGCCTGATTTATTCAGAATTGGGTCATATCGATGCTCAAATCGAGACCCAATTAGAGATGATCGGTAAAGCACTTTTAGAAGTAACTCAAGCCTGAGGGTTTTAATCCGGTCTCAAGATGAATTCTCAAAAATATCTAGAAGCTCTGAAGAAGGTCGACCCTTATAAGGTCAACGGCAAGGTACAGAAAATAGTGGGGATGGTGATCGAATCCTCAGGTCCGGCTGCCTCCATCGGAGAGCTATGCTTTATTGATAACCGGGAGAAAAAAAAGATTTTAGCTGAAGTCGTTGGATTCAAGGAGGACCGGGTTATTCTGATGCCTTTAGGAGAAATGAGAGGCATAACTCCCGGCAGTTTTGTGGTTTCTTCCGGAAAAGACTTCAGCCTAGAAGTTGGTAAGGGATTAGTCGGCAGAGTCTTGAATGGACTGGGACAGCCAATAGATGGAAAAGGAGAATTGCAAAAATGCGAAGAAAGATCTATTCACTCTGCTCCTCCAGAACCGCTGAAGCGCAAAAGAATAGTTGCTCCTTTTCATACCGGGATAAAAGCAATTGATACCCTGTTGACCTGTGGGCAGGGGCAGAGAATGGGGATTTTTTCCGGAAGCGGAGTGGGGAAAAGCGTTCTTTTGGGGATGATTGCTAGAGATTCCTCTGCAGATGTAAACGTAATAGCCCTTATCGGTGAAAGGGGAAGAGAGGTAAGAGAATTTATCGAAAGGGATTTAAAAGAAGAAGGCCTGAAAAAAACAGTTGTAGTGGCTGCCACCTCGGACCAGCCACCTCTGGTCAGGGTTAAAGCGGCTTTAGTGGCAACAACTGTAGCGGAATACTTCAGAGACTTAGGTATGAACGTGCTTCTGCTTATGGATTCTCTGACCCGCATTGCCTTAGCTCAAAGGGAAGTAAGTTTAGCAGTGGGGGAGCCGCCCACTACCCGGGGGTTCACTCCTTCTGTTTTCTCTCTTTTGCCTCAGATTTTAGAAAGAGCGGGTGCTTCTGATTCTGGAAGTATAACGGGATTTTATACCGTCTTAGTAGAAGGGGACGATTTCAATGAGCCGATCTCAGATTGCTCCAGAGCAACTTTGGATGGTCATATCATACTCTCGCGAAAATTAGCCGGGCTGAATCATTACCCGTCAATAGATATTCTGGAATCTGTGAGCCGGGTGATGAAAGACGTTGCATCCAGGGAACAGTTAGAGCTTTCAGATAGACTCAAAAACCTGCTGGCGGCCTATAAAGAAGCTGAGGACTTGATCAATGTTGGGGCTTACTCATCCGGCTCCAGCCGTAAGATAGACTATGCATTATCCAGAATGGAAAAAATTAATGCATTCTTACGGCAGAAGATTGACGAGCACTCGAATTTTGAGACCAGCATGAATCTCCTGAAGGAGATTTTTAAAGAATGAAAAAATTCAATTATAGACTTCGCGGTATAGAAGATTTCAGAAAAGAACGCCTGAAAACTGCCCTGAGAGAGCTAAAAAAGGTCAGGGATGCTTTCAAATCAGAAAAGGAGTTTCTGGATATATTAACTGACCAGCGGGAGGATTATCGGGAAAAGCTGAAGGACAAGTCCCATGCATTTCTGGAACTCAATGAGCTTAACTGGTACAAGGAATACCTGCATCTGTTAGAAGAAAAGATCGAGGAGAAAAAACAAAACTTAAGAAAACTCCGGCAGAATCTAATCCAGCTAAAAAAACTCACTCAAAAAAGAGAAAAAGAAAAAAAGACTTTAGAAAAAAACAGACAGGCAAAATTCACCCAGTTCTTAAACGAACTAAGAAAAGAAGAACAGAAAGAGATGGATGAAGTCAGCAGGGTAATTTCTCATAAATGATTTGGAGGCTGAGAATGGTTCTCACTGACTTCAGTCAGGTCTTGTATTTACGACACAAGATTTGCTTCAAGGAGAAGGCTCAGGGTTTTATGATTACATATGCAGAGGAATTTTTTACCACAGAACAGGAATTATTTTCGAGAATAATCTTTGAATTGAATTTTAATTCAGTTCAAAAACGAGCTTAATCATTTGAAAAGCAAAGAGATGACTGGGCAAGAACAATTTTATAAGGGTTGGCACGAAAATTGCGAAATAACCTTTTTGAAGTAAACCGAAGTTGCAGCACACCAGGCTTGAGAAACAAATTCTCCGCATCGTTTCTCGAGCAAGAAATCGGAGAGGGGGAAAATGGCTGAGAGAATGAAATGGACCTTCATCCTCTCAGCCTGCATATTTTATGAGCCAAGAAAGTAGGACGAAAAAATGATCGACAATTCCGGATTTAAAGAGATGAAGCCTTTTGATTTCAGGCAGATCCGAAAATTACCGCCCAGAATTGAAAAGAAGCTGAATGAGGTCAATTTGCGGTTTGCTCAAAATCTTGTCCTACTTTTCAAGACCACCATAGGAGAAAGCAAAGAGAAGATTCTGGTTTCTTCACAGAGGGCAGGATTAGAGCCTATTAACGTCGAAAAGAGTGGAGAAAAATTAGACTTTACCTTTCAGTTAGATTCCCGGCAAGATGGCAGGTTAGCGCTTGATAAAAATTTAGCCAGCCAGTTATTGTGCTTTTATCTGGGTTATCCAGACGGCGAAAGAGTCTCACCGGCGAAACTGTCCAAAATTGAAGAAAGCGCCTTGTTTCAACTGGTAGAAGGAATTGTTAAGGAATTACAGAATGCCTGGGCAGAGGGTATTAAAATAGATAATCTGACCTTTTGTTACGGAAAAGAACCGGGACAAGAGAGACTCGTAGTTTCGAGGTTTTCAGTCAAATGCGGGATGAACTCAGGAGAAATAGAGATAGGCTATCCGTTCTCATTTCTGGATAAAGTCTGCACTGGTGGCTTGAGTTCGAGTATGGAATCTAAACAGAACATCAAGGAATTGATAGAGGACTCAGAAGTGGAGCTGACCTGCGTTTTAGGAAATATAGAGACGCATAGCGATGCGTCTCTACGACTGACCTTAAACCAGATTGCAGAGCTTAAGCCTGGATATATAATTCTTATGGACACGGAAGGAGACTCTGAAGTAACCATTTCAATCCAGGAGAAGAACAGATTCAGGGGCATCCCCGGTATTTATAATAGTAGAAAAGGGGTGAAAATCGTCTCAACTTTTTCTTGACAGGAGAGAATATGAAGGAAAATAAAATCTTACAGGGAGAGATTTATTCTTCGGATGATCAAAAAGGAAAACTCACTGAGGAAGAGGTCTCAGTCAGAAGAGGTGAATTTCCCGAATTGACCTCTGAATTCAGGAACGCAGGAAAGCAGGATATATCTTTTCTTTCAGAAGTATGTTTGCCGATCAACGTGGAATTGGGGCATTCCAAGATGAAAATCAAAGAGATATTGGAATTGGGGCCTGGCTCTATTGTGCAATTAGACAAATTGCCGGGTGAACCGGTTGAGCTTTACGTTGGGGATCAACCTCTGGCAAAAGGTGAAGTAGTAGTAGTGGAGGAGAGATTAGGAGTCCGGATCACGGAATTGATTTGTCCTTCTGAAGAAAAGAGAATTAAATAAAGTCGTTTCGTCGAGTCGGGGGACTCGACGGCCACATAAAAAGATTGGGAGTCCGGATCACGGAATTGATCTGTCATTCAGAAGAAGAAAAGAATTAAATAAAGTCATTCTGTGCTTGCCATCCCGCCATCGGCGGGACTGACCTGGCAGGTTTTTCGTCCAAATGGACGACCACATAAAAGAAAAAGGAATCTTAATTAAAGATGAACAAGCTTTTAGTAGTTCTTACATCAGGTAACTTAGTTGCTGAAACTGAAAAGATACCGGATACTGGTACAGGCAGCCTGATAATCAGGCTTTTCCTGTCCTTAGTTTTAATCATCGGTCTTATATATCTATCCCTTTTCCTGTTAAAAAAAAGCTCGCTCGGCTTGAAAAAGAATCGGGCAGGAGACCTGATTCAAGTTCTGGAAAGATGCTATATCTCTCCCAAGAAAGGGATTTTTATAGTCAAGATAGGATCAAAGTTATTAGCCTTAGGGGTAACGGAAAATCAAATAAGTCTTTTATCTGAATTAGATTCCAATCCAGAGTCTAATACAGATTTGAAAGATAAAGTTGTTTCGGAAAAAGAAATTAGAGCTACTTTTTTACAGAAGATTAAAGGCAAGCTTAATTTGTAAGATCATGCTCGAAGCCAGGACAAAATTATTCCTGTCTCTCTCCTTAAAAAGGATAGGGCAGATCGTAGCGCGAGGCTTTCAGCCTCGCAATGCGACCCAGAAAGGTTCGCGCTACGGGGGAAAAACCTGTCAGGTCAGGGGACCTGACGGTCACATAGAACCTATAGCGTCATTCTGAGGGAATCCAAATGGATGACCGAAGAATCTGTCGAATTTGACCTTGAGGCAGATTCTTCGTCCTACGGACTCAGAATGACATGCAGTGAACATATGGGTCCGATAAACAAAGTAAAATTCAAACTGATTCTGGGAATAGTTGGTTTCCTTGTTCTGCTGACGTTTTCTGACGCAGTTGCTCAATCAGTTCCTAAGCTATCTGTGGAATTGGGCAAAGTAAATAATCCTAAAGACCTGTCATACGGTTTACAGCTCCTTTTGATTATCACGGTTCTGGCTTTAGCCCCTTCGATTCTTATTATGGTGACGTCTTTCACCAGGATTGTAGTGGTTCTGTCGTTTCTAAAACAATCCATAGGGACTCCCCAGTTACCGCCTAACCAGCTTATTTTCGCGTTAGCTTTGATTTTAACTTTTTTTGTTATGTCCCCGGTGATATTTAACATTAACCAGAACGCTCTCCAGCCTTATCTAAAAGGAGAATTAAATCAGAATCAAGCTTATGAGAAGGGAATAAAACCATTAAGAGAGTTTATGTTCAACCAGACCAGGGAGAAGGACCTGGCGTTATTTGTGCAACTTTCCAAACTGCCTCAGCCCAAAAATAGAGATGAGATACCGACTTATGTTCTGATACCGGGCTTTGTGATAAGCGAGCTGAGGATTGCTTTTCAGATCGGGTTCTTGATTTTCATTCCTTTTTTGATTATCGATCTGGTGGTAGCATCAGTCATAACCTCTATGGGAATGGCTATGCTTCCACCGGCAGTGATTTCTCTGCCTTTTAAGATACTTTTGTTCGTGTTAGTTGATGGCTGGTATCTTTTGGTTCGGTCTTTGGTGACCAGTTTCAGATAAGTGTAATATTGGGTTTAAAGCGAGCGTTGAGAAGCTCAAAATTAACAGGATGTCATTCTGAGCGAAGCGAAGAATGACAAGTTGTCTTGGTAGCATTCGCAAGAGAGTCGTAGTGCGACCCTTCAGGGTCGCCAGTGAGGGGGAGGGAACAAAAAAAATGAATCTGGATTATATCTTACATTTAGCAAAAGAAGCAATAATACTGGCTTTGATCATCTCTGCTCCGGCGCTTCTTTTCAGTCTGGTGGTAGGTTTTTTGATAAGTGTTTTTCAGGCAGCTACCCAGATTCAGGAGCCAGGTCTGAATTTCGTTCCCAAACTGATTGCCGTGGCAATCTCCCTTCTTCTTTTTCTGCCCTGGATGCTCCAGAGATTGATTTATTTCACCACCAAGCTTTTTGAGAATATTCCGTTTCTGATCAGGTGATTTGGCTTATAGAATTAACGATATTCCGGCAGTGAGGTTACCAAAGGTGAAAGACTCTGTGGTATTTAGGTTTTTGCTCTTATTGAATATATAGTCGATTGATCCTTCGATCTGCAGAGAGAATCTTTTCCAGACAATATATTGTAGCCCAGCTCCCACATTAAAACCAGGTGAGATTTCTCCGGTCTCCTTATCTTTATAGGCCAGGCTTCCGTCTTGCAACCATCTTGTGATGGGATGATGCACCTGAGGAATGTAAAAACCAGCTCCCAATTTGATGAAAGGTGATGGCCCTTTCGAACCGGAAAGAAATTTGCCAGATACGCCTAAAGAATACCAGTCCCACTTATTTCGATAATCATCCGGGGCTCCTAAGTAGCGAGGGACTGCATAGTAAATAATTTCATAATATTCCAGATACTTCAGATCCAGTCCAATAGAAACCTGATCACTGACAAAATAATCGATTTGTGACCCAAAGAAAGTCACTCGATTTGTGTGCTCTAAGTGCGGATAAGCAGGTCCAGCTTTTAAGGTAAGCATGAATTTGCTCTTGAGTTCTCTACCGTGCACAGATGGGATTAACGCGACAAAACAAAGAAAGAATATTACTCTTCTCATAACCCCTCCTTGGAAACTTTGGTCTAAGATTAATATAGCTCAAAACCTGTTTTAGTCAATAAAAATTTCTTTTAACAGCTTGAACTGTACTGTTGTCCCGACTTGGGTGCAAGGCGGGACTACCGGATACTTCGCACCAACAAGGAAACAGAGTCACGGGCGGAGACAAGCTCCGCCCCTACGCGTTTCTATTGCCCGCCTTGTGGGCAAGGCGGGTCTACCAGGTAGCTGCTTTTTTCTTGCACAGGAAAGGTTATCCTTCAAACAGGAAAGAATTTCCATTGAGGGAGATAAATCTCTATCAGCCTCCGTCTGATTATAAAAGGTAACCATCGGCTGAGCAAAGACTTACCTCGACTTTTCCATATATCCCTTTCTCAGGCATAAGGTTTGCTAAACTGCTCTGTATAAAATGCAGAACTTTGAGCAGACATATAATCTCATAATCAGTAACTTCAAGCTTTTCCTGGCAATTGTCTTCCGGGTAGGCGGGCTGATTTTCACTGCTCCTTTTTTCGGACACAGGTCGATCCACTTTTTGCTAAGAATTGGGCTGATACTTCTGATTTCCCTGATAATCCTGCCTGTCTTCAGCGTCAATGGCACCAATCTACCGAACCAGTTTCCTTCCTTCATCCTGGTTTTGGTCAGAGAGGTTGTCATCGGAGCATTGATCGGGGTTTTGTTCTATCTACTTTTCTGGGGAATTGAGATGGGTGGGAGTCTACTGGGATTGCAACTGAATCTGGAGACAGATAATCAGGAAGAGGGGTCATCCCCGGTTGCCAGATTGCAGGTTTTCCTGGGACTTCTAATTTTTTTGGGCCTCAATGGACATCATCTTCTGCTCTCCGCAATTTTCCAGAGTTTTGAGCTTATTCCGGTTGGAGAGTTGAAATTATCATCTTTAGCCTTAGAGCATGTCTGGCAGTTTTCAGGTTCGGTTTTCCTGATAGCCCTTAAGATTTCAGCGCCGGTTATAATCACCCTTTTCATACTTGAC encodes the following:
- the fliF gene encoding flagellar M-ring protein FliF, with the translated sequence KANQRKRMNLTELKNQLVNLWGQMSLLKRVTLGVLCLIIFSGLIVIYSRAHRVEYVTLYNGLEADEAGAIIEKLKSSKVPYKISDGGKVILVPSDEAEEVRLQLAREGLPKSGVGYEIFDKKSWGMTDFVEKINYKRALEGELARTIGELKEIESVRVHLVLPEEKLFKEDKREPSASVMLKLKPGFKLSGSQALGIAKLIANSIEGLSTANVTIIDFNGDILFSGETEQSPEEFLSSPIQTEKEAGVDLKNKASPLSGYSTKTEETENSAPNLLYKYFWILLLVLTPLLFYIALRWFKSRKPVSSFTNLRKTQAEFESGLRKNELDTESEEIKDSDTETYFELLKDETPHNIAVILSQLPNDKATDILNWLPAEKRGEVAVSLSRVEQISPEVKKRVWTAFESLLKGESKYTSSYLEEDQTESGKTEVSRP
- the fliI gene encoding flagellar protein export ATPase FliI, which gives rise to MNSQKYLEALKKVDPYKVNGKVQKIVGMVIESSGPAASIGELCFIDNREKKKILAEVVGFKEDRVILMPLGEMRGITPGSFVVSSGKDFSLEVGKGLVGRVLNGLGQPIDGKGELQKCEERSIHSAPPEPLKRKRIVAPFHTGIKAIDTLLTCGQGQRMGIFSGSGVGKSVLLGMIARDSSADVNVIALIGERGREVREFIERDLKEEGLKKTVVVAATSDQPPLVRVKAALVATTVAEYFRDLGMNVLLLMDSLTRIALAQREVSLAVGEPPTTRGFTPSVFSLLPQILERAGASDSGSITGFYTVLVEGDDFNEPISDCSRATLDGHIILSRKLAGLNHYPSIDILESVSRVMKDVASREQLELSDRLKNLLAAYKEAEDLINVGAYSSGSSRKIDYALSRMEKINAFLRQKIDEHSNFETSMNLLKEIFKE
- the fliJ gene encoding flagellar export protein FliJ, which codes for MKKFNYRLRGIEDFRKERLKTALRELKKVRDAFKSEKEFLDILTDQREDYREKLKDKSHAFLELNELNWYKEYLHLLEEKIEEKKQNLRKLRQNLIQLKKLTQKREKEKKTLEKNRQAKFTQFLNELRKEEQKEMDEVSRVISHK
- a CDS encoding FliM/FliN family flagellar motor switch protein; amino-acid sequence: MIDNSGFKEMKPFDFRQIRKLPPRIEKKLNEVNLRFAQNLVLLFKTTIGESKEKILVSSQRAGLEPINVEKSGEKLDFTFQLDSRQDGRLALDKNLASQLLCFYLGYPDGERVSPAKLSKIEESALFQLVEGIVKELQNAWAEGIKIDNLTFCYGKEPGQERLVVSRFSVKCGMNSGEIEIGYPFSFLDKVCTGGLSSSMESKQNIKELIEDSEVELTCVLGNIETHSDASLRLTLNQIAELKPGYIILMDTEGDSEVTISIQEKNRFRGIPGIYNSRKGVKIVSTFS
- the fliN gene encoding flagellar motor switch protein FliN, whose amino-acid sequence is MKENKILQGEIYSSDDQKGKLTEEEVSVRRGEFPELTSEFRNAGKQDISFLSEVCLPINVELGHSKMKIKEILELGPGSIVQLDKLPGEPVELYVGDQPLAKGEVVVVEERLGVRITELICPSEEKRIK
- the fliO gene encoding flagellar biosynthetic protein FliO; the encoded protein is MNKLLVVLTSGNLVAETEKIPDTGTGSLIIRLFLSLVLIIGLIYLSLFLLKKSSLGLKKNRAGDLIQVLERCYISPKKGIFIVKIGSKLLALGVTENQISLLSELDSNPESNTDLKDKVVSEKEIRATFLQKIKGKLNL
- the fliP gene encoding flagellar type III secretion system pore protein FliP (The bacterial flagellar biogenesis protein FliP forms a type III secretion system (T3SS)-type pore required for flagellar assembly.); its protein translation is MTEESVEFDLEADSSSYGLRMTCSEHMGPINKVKFKLILGIVGFLVLLTFSDAVAQSVPKLSVELGKVNNPKDLSYGLQLLLIITVLALAPSILIMVTSFTRIVVVLSFLKQSIGTPQLPPNQLIFALALILTFFVMSPVIFNINQNALQPYLKGELNQNQAYEKGIKPLREFMFNQTREKDLALFVQLSKLPQPKNRDEIPTYVLIPGFVISELRIAFQIGFLIFIPFLIIDLVVASVITSMGMAMLPPAVISLPFKILLFVLVDGWYLLVRSLVTSFR
- the fliQ gene encoding flagellar biosynthesis protein FliQ — encoded protein: MNLDYILHLAKEAIILALIISAPALLFSLVVGFLISVFQAATQIQEPGLNFVPKLIAVAISLLLFLPWMLQRLIYFTTKLFENIPFLIR
- a CDS encoding outer membrane beta-barrel protein; this translates as MRRVIFFLCFVALIPSVHGRELKSKFMLTLKAGPAYPHLEHTNRVTFFGSQIDYFVSDQVSIGLDLKYLEYYEIIYYAVPRYLGAPDDYRNKWDWYSLGVSGKFLSGSKGPSPFIKLGAGFYIPQVHHPITRWLQDGSLAYKDKETGEISPGFNVGAGLQYIVWKRFSLQIEGSIDYIFNKSKNLNTTESFTFGNLTAGISLIL
- a CDS encoding flagellar biosynthetic protein FliR, whose translation is MQNFEQTYNLIISNFKLFLAIVFRVGGLIFTAPFFGHRSIHFLLRIGLILLISLIILPVFSVNGTNLPNQFPSFILVLVREVVIGALIGVLFYLLFWGIEMGGSLLGLQLNLETDNQEEGSSPVARLQVFLGLLIFLGLNGHHLLLSAIFQSFELIPVGELKLSSLALEHVWQFSGSVFLIALKISAPVIITLFILDLLLGILSRTTPQSNLYSNFMPLRLGTGLLILALSFPVFKTIIEKLLLNTNSEVTEVLKNLR